In Papaver somniferum cultivar HN1 unplaced genomic scaffold, ASM357369v1 unplaced-scaffold_117, whole genome shotgun sequence, the DNA window TTAGCTTTATCTCAGTTTTTGTTGGATCTGTGGTTGTCTATATCCACAGATTGTATGTATGAGTTTCTGCAAGTCCATGTCAATTCTATCACTATCGAGTCATTGTCAATACAATCTCTGCAAGCATGTAACTATGTGCTCGGGCAACAAATCTTGATTCAGTTTGTTTATGCAATCCTTTTCCCGTTGCTGTCAGGGATTCTACACCATGGAAGATGCTCAATCAGTTGCCACGCTTATAGATTCCACGACAACTAAAATACAACAGCTTCAACAAGCATTTGCAGAGCTTGAAAACCACCGAGCTGTATCCTTAAACCTTAAATGGAAAGAGCTCGAGGCACATTTCCATGGGCTTGAGAGGTCTTTGAAGAGAAGGTTTGATGATTTGGGAGACCAGGAAAAGGAGTTTAAGAACAAGGCAGCTGAGGCGCGGGAATTACTGGAGAAGAAGAAGGCTGCAGTGAAGGCCAAGGAACACGCTTCATTGGAGAAGCTCCAGCAGAAGAGAGATGCTGCCCTCTTTTTTATCGGGGATGCTTTTAAGAAATACAAGACGTCATCTGTAAAACCTGTTGTTGTTAAAGTTGAGGATAGCTGTGAGTCTGATTTGACTGTGGAAGAGAAACCCCCTGACATGAAGGTTGCTGCTGTTGATCCAGATGAAGTGAATAAGATTTCCGACAATGAAACTATGGATGTCAAACCTCGTCCCGAGTTGGCCAAGTTATGTGAAGAGATGGACTCTAAAGGGCTTCATAAATATATTTCAGATAACCGCAAGAATCTAGCTACCATTCGGGAGGAAATTCCGTTTGCATTAATGATCTCGGCTGACCCTGCTCGTTTGGTGTTGGATTCTCTGGAAGATTTCTACCGCATAGAAGCTCCAACCTCAGATGGGAAGAGAGACTCCGGACTCTTGGGTCTCCGACGAACTTGTATTATGTTGATGGAATGTCTAGCCCAATCTTTAGCTGATACTGGACGGGTTTGTTTCTCTGATGTTATCAATCATGATATTAAGGAACACGCAAAGGCTATTGCTGAGGAATGGAAACCAAAGTTGGATGACCTCGATGTTGATGCAAGCAGTGGAAACTCATTGGAGGCTCATGCTTTCTTACAACTTCTGGCCACTTTTGATATTGCTGGGGACTTCGATGAGGAAGAAATACTAAAATTAATACCTACAGTTTCTCGTCGCCGTCAGACAGCTGATCTTTGCCGTCTACTAGGTTTGTCACACAAAATGCCAGGTTAGTGAACTACTGTACATCTCTTAACACGTGTGTTTTTACTTTCTGCACATCATTTGTTAAATTTATGTCGTGTCATTGCACCAAGGAAGTACTGACCATGTTAAAATATCTAACGGAGACTCATTTCAGCCGATAAACATCTACAATCACTATACTGCTTCTTCATTTTTTATCATCTTTGGAAACGATAAACATTTTATACTTGACTAGTTTCTGATAGGGTTTAATGATAAAGTACAGTTGGATATTTCCCATAAGGTGAAGTGCTGAGCAAGGTTATTGTAGATGGATAATACCTGTTATTTACCAAGGATATTGTGTATTAGAGAGATGCCATAATTGGGTATTGTTAAAAGTCTGCGTAGTAAATTTTCTGACAGAAGGGTTCCTTGATTTCTCAGGTGTGATTGAAGTCCTGGTAAATACTGGAAGACAAATCGACGCTGTTAACCTGGCTTATGCATTTGAACTTACCGAGCAATTTTCACCTGTAGTATTGCTTAAATCTCACTTAAAAGAAGCACGGAAAGCTTCCTCACCAACAAAGCCTGGAAACGCATCTCCCACAGCTGAGGTGTGCTTTTACTCATTTCATAATGCTTTTCATTCTCACATTTTTATGATGCAATCTTTCTTGTGCCTTGGTAATTGCGCCTCTTGAGCTTAGTTTAGCACTTGCACTGGTTGGGCTTAATTTTTTTCTAAACTCTGCCTCTAGGAATATTTGGAAATTCTGTTCTTCTTTAAAAGCTTCATAAGCTGAGAGTATGTGCCAAGTTaagagaagttttaaacaaagtAGATGCTATTTTGGCTTGCAGAGAGAAGGCTAAATAgtttttatcaaaaatttattAAAAGCAAAAGAATAATTACAAAGTTTACATGATAGTCACCGAGAAAAGAGAGCCAACACGACTCTCAAAAACTTGAATGCTAACTGATAATAGGCTTTGTCCCACCATTTTGCAGACTACCTACCTATAAAACTTTCTTTCGGAACTGCTACACTTCCCCCACCCATGTCCCCCACACTTTTCCACCATGAGATGTCATGGAGATAGTGGTCTAATGTCATGGGGGTGGTTTTGTGTGGCGTTAAACCACTATCTCCATGACACCTCATGGTGGAAAAGTGTGTGGGACATTGGTGGGGGTTAGCTAGCATTTTCGCTTTCCATAACTCCTTCAGCTAAGCAAACAGAATGCTGAATAGTGGGTCTATTTATTATGGGTTTTGTTAACCTATGCATGGGTGCATAGGTTAAGAGCACACTACTTATCAACTCAAATTTGAATTTTCAATACCAATGCAATAGTTGATAATTATTGAATCTCTTAACCTATGCATGGGTGCATAGATTAACATTTGCCATATATTATTTAGGGCAGTAGATTACTATTTTTACCGAGACTAACATTTGGTAACTTGGGTCTTGCtacattatatatataaaatagtgctcattaatttaatttttctggcctcttttcttcTAGCAATGCAAGGTGATGCCTTACCTTGCCAATGGAAAGAGCCTCACCTCGCCTTAAACCTTGATTCACACCATACCTGCTAATGCTTCTTGCAAGCTGTATACAATTTTCGGATTCTGTGATTGATAAACATCTAAAATTCACCAGAATTTGTGTTCGCTTTTCAAAACCAACGGGATTTTCATGGGCTGGAAATGCAAATTCATAACCTACAAAGTTTGACTTATCAGATAATGTTCACTTAAGTATCATGCGTTACATTGAGCTCCAAGGAATTAAGATCAGTTCAGTTGCCAATAGATTCTGTACAGGCACTTCGTATTAATACTGCGCATTAGCATGCAAATATTGTATTTTCGTATCGTAAGACTTGCCACTCAAACGTCAGTTTTGATTTTATTTAAAAGAAGGGTAGCCTTTCTACAATAGAATTTTTTCACTCTGGAGTTTGGTCAAGCGATCAGTTTAGATGGACTACAAACCAACTGCATTTCATTCTGAACTGCTCCTCTATGTCGTGCATGTCTCTGAGTTGGTGTGAGCAGAGAGCTTTCTGAATCCTTCATTAGTACTTCAAatctgtttttttgttttcttcttctccttaagGCTTCCCGCCACCGCCAGATGGTTAGTTAGCACTGCAGCTGTCATAGCTGTTTCTTGCTTGGTGGAACATTGAAtatgtaatgtttttttttttgttttgttttttgcgtTATTATAAACAACTGAAATCATGTGAACTTGCTGTTTTTCAGAATGAGGTTAACGACCGGGAACTAACTTCCCTTAAAGCTGTGGTTAAGTGTATTGAAGAACATAAACTCGAGGGGCAATACCCAGTTGACCCTCTTCAGAAGCGGATCTCCCAACTAGAGAAAGCAAAAGCTGATAAGAAGAGAGTGGCCGAAGCTGCAAAGCCTCAGCCAAAGAGGCCCCGTGCTAATGGTGGTGGTTTTGCTCCCCGCGTCTCTAACATCAATGACAAAAGCTTCTATGCTACAGTTCCCGACAGGTATCCTCCCTACAACTACGAAAACATGCACTATGTATATCCAGGACACACCAACAATCATCCCACACCGGTCTTGGGTGCTGCAGCCTACAACATCCCACCCAACCATGGTAGCTATTTCGGAAATGGGTATGCTTACCAAGCCCCATATCTACACTAAGTAGAAAAAGGTGAAACGTAAACTGTATTCTGATATTCCTGCACTCCTTTTAACTACTAGTCTTAATTAACCCTTTTTCCTGCTTTTCTTTGGGTGTTTTGATGTATGAACTTAACAACAAACTGAGTACTTTTAAGTAAAAACAAATTAGAATAAACAAAGTGTTTGCATGTGTGACTCAGGTGTTACTCTGTTAATATCCGTGTTTCGCAACATTTGAGCTTGTTTTGCACATTGGCTTAACACCTTGTTTGTTTTGACCTGAATCTGACTCGGTGTCTGACTCGACCTGAATCAGATGGTGGAGTGTTTGTTGTCTGACTCAGACCCATACAACTGATTCGGAGGTATTTGAGTCGTGCATAGCTTTGTACTACTTATTGGACACAAATCTGACTGGATTTGGAAAGTTAGATTCAGATGTAACTAGCCAGATTCAGACGAGTCAGCTGAGTCGGGGAAAAAGCATCCCCTGTAGTTTGAGGATTTTCTGAGTTCAATTGACCAATGACCTGTTGTCCACATGATAATTGTTTTGACTTgataaattgaaaaataaacaaaataacttgaAATTTAGCAAAATCAGAAATACGACTAGCTTACTGTATTCAGCACCGGAGATGAACTTTTCCTTGCAGGTTGTTAAGAAGAACTGATGTTCACCCTTGACATGATCCTATCTTCCtacttacctccaaaccaagaTGCAGAGATTCTCGATTTACACTCTAGAAGGCCGGGGAGCACGACCATAATAATATTCATAATGATATTCATCAGTTTCTTTATCGGAGACAGTCCAGCGGCAAACTGGTAGAACAACATAATTAAACATCTTCGTGTCGAGATGTTTCATAATTTGTGCGCCATTCTCCGTCACGCGCACTTTCTTTTCACAAACAGTATAATCTCGAGTCATCTTAATCCCCTGCCGGTCATTCAACCGGCATCCCCAAGTCTCATAATATCGAAAACAATCCCTCTGCACTTACGTCTGTAGATAAAGGCAGTAAATCATCTTTAGCATACATGAGCGTCTCACCAGGTGTGTTCCCTGCCACTGCAAAATCAAATTCTTTCATACTCACGAAACTTGCTGagtatttcatcttcagttttgTTTGTTTAAAGAACACCAACATCATCACTACTGCAAAGCACATCTCCAATTTTGTTGAGGCCAGGTCTGAGTTCTCTATTATGGGACAATGTAAAAGCCTTCGACAGAACTGCATTACGTCCGATATAAACCTTGCTGAAATTGTCGCCGGCGGTGGTGAGAGTGCTCAAAAACTCCTTGTACGCGGGACTTTGAATTTTTGCATAACCAAAACAGAAAGCATAGAGGCTTTCCCCCTCCTTGAGGATTTCACATCAATAGGGTTTTCTTTCAAGTACTTCTTCAATGCTGAATCTTGTTCGGCTTCCCGCTTTTTATATTCGCTCCTTCCTTTCTCTATCAGCTTCCATGGATCATCTGATATTTGAGACTTCGCTATTTTTTCATCTAGTCTTCGTGTTGCAAGAGCTTTTGATCTTTCGGCTTGTTCCTGGGCGAAAATCTGAAACTCCTTACTATCCACTGGGAATTTCTTCAAAATTTAAAATCTTCGATGTAATTCGGCAATCATACTGGCATCACGAGGAGCCGGTGAACCATCTGTTCTATTGCTGTATGTTTACGCCAAAGCCGAGCCGAGCCTATCTCCATGATTTCTTCGCTCCAGTTGTTAATACTTGAGGACATTTCCGCCCCGTCTGTTTATACTCATTTTCTTTACTCTATGGGTTATCCACACCCCATAGTTCTGAAGAATAAAACGGCTATGCATGAGAGGCAAGTCATCGAGTTAGATATAGTTTGTTGAAGCTTTCTTA includes these proteins:
- the LOC113329914 gene encoding FRIGIDA-like protein 3 translates to MEDAQSVATLIDSTTTKIQQLQQAFAELENHRAVSLNLKWKELEAHFHGLERSLKRRFDDLGDQEKEFKNKAAEARELLEKKKAAVKAKEHASLEKLQQKRDAALFFIGDAFKKYKTSSVKPVVVKVEDSCESDLTVEEKPPDMKVAAVDPDEVNKISDNETMDVKPRPELAKLCEEMDSKGLHKYISDNRKNLATIREEIPFALMISADPARLVLDSLEDFYRIEAPTSDGKRDSGLLGLRRTCIMLMECLAQSLADTGRVCFSDVINHDIKEHAKAIAEEWKPKLDDLDVDASSGNSLEAHAFLQLLATFDIAGDFDEEEILKLIPTVSRRRQTADLCRLLGLSHKMPGVIEVLVNTGRQIDAVNLAYAFELTEQFSPVVLLKSHLKEARKASSPTKPGNASPTAENEVNDRELTSLKAVVKCIEEHKLEGQYPVDPLQKRISQLEKAKADKKRVAEAAKPQPKRPRANGGGFAPRVSNINDKSFYATVPDRYPPYNYENMHYVYPGHTNNHPTPVLGAAAYNIPPNHGSYFGNGYAYQAPYLH